TCGTTTCTGAATACGTAATCTACCGAAACGTTCCTGGGGCTGATCCGCAAAACTTCTTTTTGCATGGAGATGCGGGTTTCCCGCTTCATCACTATGCCTCCTGCTGCGATTGACGCCGCACCATCATCCGCGCGAACAGGACACGAGATGTAAAGGGCTGAGGAAAGGACGAGAAGAACTCTTCTGATGATTTGCATTGGCGATAGCTACATTCTTGCACGCACGAGAGTTGCCTAAGTTAAGGCAATTATCATTGACGCGACCATCGATTTCCGGCATACTCAAAAGAGCGTCTCAACTTGCCGTTGAGCGCAGTCGATGACCACGCCCGGAGGGAACAGGCTCCGATGGGGTGGGAGATGAGGAAAGATGGCCAGGAAGATTTCGAAGAATTTGGCGAAGGCGCGTGCGCTCGTTGAGCCCCGTCCTTACGTTCTCGCGGACGCGGTTCCGCTTCTCCAAAAAGCAAAGTATGCGAAGTTCGACGAGACCGTCGATCTGACGATGCGTCTTGGTGTGGATCCCAAGCATGCCGACCAGATGGTGCGTGGCACGGTGGTTCTGCCGCATGGCCTGGGCAAGACCAAGGTCGTGGCCGTTATCGCCTCGGGCGATAAGGTTCGCGATGCCGAGGCGGCGGGCGCTGAGTTCTTCGGCGGCGAAGAGCTGGTCGAGAAGATCCAGAAGGAGAACTGGACGGCGTTCGATGCGCTGATCGCGACTCCCGACATGATGAAGTCAGTTGGCCGTCTGGGTAAGGTGCTTGGACCGAAGGGCTTGATGCCGAATCCTAAGACCGGCACGGTGACGACGAATGTGGCCGACGCTGTGAAGGAGATCAAGGCCGGTAAGGTCGAGTTCCGCACGGACAAGACGGCTCTGGTTCACGTTCCCGTGGGCAAGCTCTCGTTCGATCCGCAGAAGCTGATCGACAACGCAACCACCGTAATTACGAGCGTGGTGAAGGCGAAGCCTTCGGCGGCCAAGGGTAAGTACATCAAGAGCGTGACGCTGAGCTCGACGATGGGCCCTGGGATTCAGCTTGACTACTCGGCTGCCGAGGCAGCAGGCAAGGCATAAGTTTTTCGATTCAGCCGCGCACGTGGCGCGATTTTCAGCTAGCAGCTAAGAGCTAGCAGCTAAAGGCTAGGTTTTTATGGCACTGTCCAGATCACAGAAGTCGGAGAAGATTAAGAAGCTGGCGGGCGAGCTTGAGGGCTCGAGCTCGGCGATCATCGGCACCTTCAGCGCACTGACCGCGTCGAAGGACTTCGAGCTCCGCAAGACGATTCGTAATGCAGGCGGCAGCTACCACGTCGTCAAGAACAAGCTGGCCGAACGCGCCAGTGAGGGCACCAAGATCGAGGCCGCTCTGAAGGGCCTAAAGGGCGTCAACGCTGTGGCTTATACCGCGGGCGATCCCGTGGCTCTGGCCAAGGCGCTCTCGACCTGGGTGAAGGATAACTCGGAGTTCACCTTCAAGCTTGGCATCGTTGATGGCAAGGTCCTCAACGTCGAGGAGATTACTGCTCTGGCGACGATGCCGGGCAAGGAAGAGCTCTTTGCGAAGCTTCTGTTCCTTATCAACGCTCCGGCGCAGCGTCTGGCTACCGTCATCAATGCGACTGGCCGCGATCTCGCTGTGGTTGTCAACCAGGGAGTGGAGAAGGGCAAGTTTGGCGGCGCAGCGGCTCCGGTGGCGGCAGTTGAGGCACCGGTGGCCGAGGCTCCGGCGGCGGAGGTCCCTGCTGCAGAGGCTCCCGCGGCAGAGGCGTAAAACAAGTTTCGTCTGACCGCTGCCGGGTGCGCCATGTCTGGGCGCAACGGAAACCCGGGAGAGATCAGGCACCCGAGGCTCAAGAGGGCTTCGGGCAGGCAATAGGCAATACAGAGTTTAGATTTTTCGAATTGGAGAAAGAAAAATGGCGGACATTCAGCAGTTGGAAGATTCAATCGTTAGCCTGAGCCTCCTTGAGGCCTCGGCTCTGGTCAAGAAGCTCGAAGAGCGTCTCGGCGTCTCGGCGGCGGCGGCAGCGGTTGCTGCTGCTCCGGCGGCCGGTGGCGGCGCGGCTGCTCCTGCGGTCGAGGAGAAGACCGAGTTCACCGTCATCCTGAAGGATGCGGGCGCGAACAAGATCAACACCATCAAGGCTGTGCGCGAAGTCACCGCCCTTGGGCTGAAGGAAGCCAAGGACTTGGTCGACGGCGCTCCCAAGCCTCTGAAGGAGAACGTCTCGAAGGAAGACGCGGCTGCCATCGCCAAGAAGTTCGAGGGCGTCGCGACTGTTGAGATCAAGTAGTCGTCAACCAGTTGCATCGCCGGGCGGAACGCGATATTCTTTATCTGGAGATAAAGATTCGTTTCCGCTCCGGCGTGCTATTTGGCGGGCAAATGGTTTAGGCGAAAGACTTTAGGGGTTGTACTCCGGTCCATCCTGGCAGGGTGCAGGTTAAGGGGCCGGCCATTATGTGCTTCGAGCGGCGGAAGTGCGTGGTGCAATGGGCTTTAGAGCAAGCGGCAGCAACTTTGGGGCAGGCGAGCCTCAAATGGCGGCAGGCATTTACACGATTACTATAGAAACAGTGCACAAGTCGACTTTTGCGCTCATGGGACGCGCTGTCCCTGTGAGCGCTTTGCCGTGTTTGCGCCTAGTTTCCGCTCCTGGAGCGGTCAGGTAACGGCAGCACGCGTTCTTTATAGCAGCTTAAGGGCGCGAGTCGACAGTAAAAGCTTGAAGTTTTACGGGGCCGGGAAGCACGAGACGGCAAGACATTCTGCGCACGGGCTTGCCGCAATCGAGGGACGGCGGGACCCGACGATTTACAGACTGCGCACACAGTATCACACCGGAGGGCAGCACCGAGCCCTCCCCGAACGACCGGGCAGCCGAGATGCATCAGAGTGCTTCGATGCGGGCAGCCAGGGTTGGGAGGCCTCGAAGGTGAGTTTTCAGGAGAGAGCATGTCCAGCGAAACGCGCGCGATCCGCAGCCGTCTAGATTTTTCCAAGATTCCAACCGCAATTGAAATCCCCAACCTCATCGAAGTTCAGCGCCGCAGCTATGAGCGCTTCCTGCAGATGGACAAGCTCCCGCAAGAGCGCGAGGACAACGGCCTGCAGTCGGTCTTTACCTCGGTCTTCCCGATCACCGACTTCCGCAACGTCTCTGAACTTGAGTTTGTCGATTACTCAATCGGCAACTGGGAGTGCAAGTGCGGCTATCTTAAGGGTCTCAACCACCTGCGCACGGCCTGCACGCACTGCGGCCATATGGTTATCACTGACCCCTTCCACCCGGGCGACGTGCTTTGCAATTTCTGCGGAACCTACAACAAAAACACTCCTGACTTCTGCACCAAGTGCGGTGACCCCGTTGGGCTGCAGCTGAAGTACGACCAGGCTGAGTGCGAAGAGCGCGGCATGACCTACTCGGCTCCGCTGAAGGTCACAATCCGCCTGAAGATCTACGACAAGGACCCGGAGACAGGAGTCAAGAGCCTCCGGGACATGAAGGAGCAGGAGGTCTTCTTCGGCGACATTCCGTTGATGAGCCAAAACGGCACCTTCATCGTGAACGGGACGGAGCGCGTCATCGTCTCGCAGCTCCACCGCTCGCCCGGCGTCTTTTTCGAGACGGCGAACAACCGCACCTACTTCCTCGGCAAGATCATTCCGTACCGCGGCAGCTGGGTTGAGTTCGAATACGACCAGAAGAACACCCTCTACGTCCGCATCGACCGCAAGCGCAAGTTCCTCGGCACCATCTTCCTGCGCGCGCTTGGCCTGCGCACCGATGAGGAGATCCTCAAGACCTTCTACACGGTCGACACCATCAACGTGAAGGACGGCAAGCTGAGCTGGAAGGTCGCGCCTGAGGGCACGCCGACCAACCTGCAGGGCACGCGTCCGGCCGCGGCTGTTGTGGTCAAGGGTGAGGAGCTTGCTCCGGCCACCCGCAAGATCTCAGCTCACTCACTCAAGGGCCTGCGCTCGCACAAGATCGAGCAGGTCGATGTTGAGACCAGCGAGTTCGACGGCGCGATGATCGCGGCCGATGTAGTCGATCTGACAACCGGCGAGCTGCTCTACGAGGCCAACCAGGAGCTTACCGCCGACAAGCTGCACAAGATCCAGCAGTCGGGCGTGACCAGCTTCGAGGTCTTCTTCCCCGAGCGCGATGATGTTGGCAACATCATCAGCAACACGCTGCGTCGCGACTCGGTGCGCAAGCCTGAAGAGGCTCTGATCGAGATCTACCGCAAGCTGCGTCCCGGTGACCCCCCGACGCTCGATACGGCGACTTCGCTCTTTGAAGGCATGTTCTTCGATGCGCGCAAGTACGACTTCTCGCGAGTGGGCCGGCTGAAGTTCAACATCAAGCTTTACGAGAACCAGGACGCTACAGGCCTCGACAAGCGCACGCTGACGCCGGAGGACTTCTACGGCACGATCCGCTACCTGCTCAAGCTGCGGAAGAACATCGGTGTCGTGGACGACATCGACCACCTTGGCAACCGTCGCGTCCGCGCGGTTGGTGAGCTCATGGAGAACCAGTTCCGCATCGGCCTGGTTCGCATGGAGCGCGCGATCAAGGAGAAGATGTCGGTCTACCAGGAGATGTCGACGGCGATGCCGCACGACCTCATCAACGCGAAGCCTGTGATGGCCGCGATCCGCGAGTTCTTCGGCTCCTCGCAGCTCTCGCAGTTCATGGACCAGACGAACCCGCTCTCAGAGATCACGCACAAGCGCCGCCTGTCGGCCCTTGGGCCCGGTGGTCTTTCGCGTGAGCGCGCGGGCTTCGAGGTGCGCGACGTGCACCCGACGCACTACGGCCGCATCTGCCCGATTGAGACGCCGGAAGGCCCGAACATCGGTCTGATCTCTTCGCTGTCGTGCTTCGCGCGTATCAACGAGTACGGCTTCATCGAGTCGCCCTACCGCAAGGTGAAGGACGGCAAGGTTCTCGACTACGTCTCGGTGACGAATGCCGGCGAGAGTGGTCTGCGTCAGGGAGACTCCCTCGAGATCAACGAGGCGAAGAAGCTCAACGACCACCTGAAGAAGGACAAGAAGCGCACCATGGATCTTGCTCCCTTCAGCTTCTACCTTTCGGCCTGGGAAGAAG
The Edaphobacter bradus genome window above contains:
- the rplA gene encoding 50S ribosomal protein L1 yields the protein MARKISKNLAKARALVEPRPYVLADAVPLLQKAKYAKFDETVDLTMRLGVDPKHADQMVRGTVVLPHGLGKTKVVAVIASGDKVRDAEAAGAEFFGGEELVEKIQKENWTAFDALIATPDMMKSVGRLGKVLGPKGLMPNPKTGTVTTNVADAVKEIKAGKVEFRTDKTALVHVPVGKLSFDPQKLIDNATTVITSVVKAKPSAAKGKYIKSVTLSSTMGPGIQLDYSAAEAAGKA
- the rplJ gene encoding 50S ribosomal protein L10, with translation MALSRSQKSEKIKKLAGELEGSSSAIIGTFSALTASKDFELRKTIRNAGGSYHVVKNKLAERASEGTKIEAALKGLKGVNAVAYTAGDPVALAKALSTWVKDNSEFTFKLGIVDGKVLNVEEITALATMPGKEELFAKLLFLINAPAQRLATVINATGRDLAVVVNQGVEKGKFGGAAAPVAAVEAPVAEAPAAEVPAAEAPAAEA
- the rplL gene encoding 50S ribosomal protein L7/L12 → MADIQQLEDSIVSLSLLEASALVKKLEERLGVSAAAAAVAAAPAAGGGAAAPAVEEKTEFTVILKDAGANKINTIKAVREVTALGLKEAKDLVDGAPKPLKENVSKEDAAAIAKKFEGVATVEIK